In the genome of Phlebotomus papatasi isolate M1 chromosome 2, Ppap_2.1, whole genome shotgun sequence, one region contains:
- the LOC129801804 gene encoding zinc finger CCHC domain-containing protein 24-like isoform X1 produces the protein MPPTVISQLSPTVANSANFSKLPYTGPSQGSSLPYINSYQTSSSAAFQQQPPQWYYMSMDEPPPTYMQSSAPPMWNAYHVPQNYSCTQQESLSPPASSYEQIIDLIETLGNLDISKNFENKKPQKLPPDNYLCHLCFRKGHYIRDCPKARPKAEGKTPYQGKKRCFGEYKCPKCKRKWMSGNSWANMGQECIKCHVNVYPHKQRPLEKPDGLDVSDQSKVHPQMLCEKCKTLGFYCRKRNCFSAIC, from the exons ATGCCTCCAACAGTAATATCTCAATTGTCTCCGACTGTCGCGAATTCTGCCAATTTCTCAAAACTGCCCTACACAGGACCTTCACAAGGCTCATCGCTACCCTACATAAACTCCTATCAAACGTCCTCATCGGCAGCATTTCAGCAACAGCCACCACAGTGGTATTACATGTCCATGGATGAACCACCGCCAACATACATG CAGTCGTCAGCACCACCAATGTGGAATGCCTACCATGTACCCCAGAATTATTCCTGTACTCAACAAGAGTCATTATCACCACCAGCATCATCCTATGAGCAAATAATTGATTTGATAGAAACACTGGGGAATCTGGATATTTCTAAGAATTTCGAAAACAAAAAGCCTCAAAAACTACCGCCGGATAACTATTTGTGTCATTTATGCTTCAGAAAGGGCCATTATATCCGCGATTGTCCAAAG GCTCGACCAAAAGCAGAGGGGAAAACGCCGTATCAGGGAAAGAAGAGGTGCTTCGGTGAATACAAATGTCCAAAATGCAAAAGGAAGTGGATGTCAGGAAATTCTTGGGCTAATATGGGCCAAGAATGTATCAAATGCCATGTGAACGTTTATCCTCACAAACag agaCCTCTTGAGAAGCCTGATGGCCTGGATGTTTCTGACCAATCTAAAGTACATCCGCAGATGCTCTGTGAAAAATGCAAAACCCTTGGATTTTACTGCCGCAAGAGGAATTGTTTTTCAGCAATTTGCtag
- the LOC129801775 gene encoding cyclin-dependent kinase-like 2 translates to MEKYDVISVVGEGSYGLVMRCRHRESGQYVAIKKFLETEDDPTVRKMAMREIRMLKRLRHENLVNMIEVFRRKKRFFLVFEYLEHTVLEELEARSGGLGFVTARKYIYQVLRALDFIHSNDVIHRDIKPENVLVSRLGIVKLCDFGFARTYTENETFTDYVATRWYRSPELLVGDPRYGKEVDIWATGCLYAEMMTGEPLFPGESDVDQLFQIIRVLGKVNARHQILITRNTLFKGMKQEQDTNLNSIFPDWNRDSLNFLEQCLQMDTMIRPDTRKLLKHDLFTKDDFLDQFLPELKVKLSQEAQLNPLLKRIQSVGNSGKKSLPDEAKNQQSDRTTRETKINSNTSKDRLGQIGLSFLTTNQILGHTPNKISVDVPPLKSEDHNNFTSLNSYKNYFSNQHYKLLSQFKSNSINNNNITKDVVFSKNERILSAQKDKQTFSTNMEVNVPSSPVQFQSLQMESLSNDANHPVKKDRGSFGDELPLQKPINQVLSTDINGLAISGSIPQYFSNKRHTNLMSSFQTAQRSTTNSVMSKQSPIPVQLTVNRPNLVKRDRGMLLDVVSNTLGIGQQDTIKNETSPRILLGPPWLTGKDSKIITQIGKKGGGLTDWKSISHNNKLQVSGSHILDYNSSSANTGTDLVLPNCPGASTSPYKGSKKKLTPMTGIQIPGENTIFPTPRNFSPSSDQKNNT, encoded by the exons ATGGAGAAGTATGACGTTATTTCGGTCGTTGGCGAAGGTAGCTATGGACTCGTCATGCGATGTCGACATCGTGAATCTGGCCAGTATGTCgctattaaaaaatttttggagaCAGAAGATGATCCAACTGTAAGGAAAATGGCAATGAGAGaaattagaatgttgaag AGACTTCGTCATGAAAATTTAGTGAATATGATTGAAGTTTTTCGCCgtaaaaagagattttttcttGTCTTTGAATACCTTGAACACACCGTTCTTGAAGAACTTGAAGCTAGATCTGGAGGATTAGGCTTCGTCACAGCTCGCAAATATATTTATCAAGTTCTCAGAGCTCTCGATTTTATCCATTCTAATGATGTCATCCACAGAGATATTAAGCCTGAAAATGTTTTAGTTTCCCGACTGGGTATAGTTAAGCTATGCGATTTTGGTTTTGCTCGAACCTACACGGAAAATGAAACGTTTACGGATTATGTGGCCACGAGATGGTACAGATCTCCCGAGTTGTTAGTGGGTGATCCGCGATACGGAAAGGAGGTAGACATTTGGGCAACAGGTTGTCTCTATGCCGAAATGATGACTGGGGAACCTCTGTTTCCTGGAGAAAGCGATGTTGATCAGCTCTTCCAAATTATTAGGGTATTGGGCAAAGTTAATGCTCGACATCAGATTCTGATCACCAGGAATACATTATTTAAGGGCATGAAGCAGGAGCAGGATACTAATCTTAATAGCATTTTTCCAGACTGGAATAGAGATAGTCTGAATTTCTTAGAACAATGCCTACAGATGGATACGATGATACGTCCAGATACCAGGAAGCTCCTCAAGCACGATTTATTTACTAAGGATGACTTTTTGGACCAATTTTTACCAGAGCTTAAGGTTAAACTGAGTCAAGAAGCTCAACTCAATCCTCTCCTAAAGAGAATCCAGAGTGTAGGTAATTCGGGTAAGAAGTCCTTACCCGATGAAGCAAAAAACCAACAATCAGATCGTACAACTAGAGAAACCAAAATAAATTCCAATACATCGAAAGATCGTCTTGGACAAATTGGGTTATCCTTTTTGACAACCAATCAAATCTTAGGTCATACACCCAACAAAATCTCCGTGGATGTTCCACCTCTTAAATCTGAAGATCACAATAACTTTACATCATTGAATTCCTATAAAAATTACTTCAGTAATCAACATTACAAGCTATTGTCACAGTTCAAATCTAATAGTATTAACAACAATAATATAACCAAGGATGTGGTTTTCTCGAAGAACGAGAGAATCCTATCAGCACAGAAGGACAAGCAGACTTTTTCTACAAATATGGAAGTTAACGTTCCAAGTTCTCCAGTTCAGTTCcaatcacttcaaatggaaagtttgtCAAATGAT GCCAATCATCCCGTGAAGAAAGATCGTGGTTCATTTGGGGATGAGCTTCCATTGCAAAAACCAATCAACCAAGTTCTTTCAACAGACATAAATGGTCTAGCCATTTCTGGCAGCATTCCACAGTATTTTTCCAACAAACGGCATACAAATCTTATGAGTAGCTTTCAGACAGCCCAGAGGAGTACAACGAATTCAGTGATGTCAAAACAGAGTCCCATTCCTGTTCAACTTACCGTCAACAGGCCTAATTTAGTTAAGAGGGATCGAGGAATGTTACTAGATGTTGTATCAAATACTTTAGGAATTGGTCAGCAAGACACGATAAAGAATGAGACCAGTCCGAGAATTCTTCTTGGTCCTCCTTGGCTTACGGGAAAAGACTCTAAAATAATAACACAAATTGGAAAGAAAGGTGGAGGTTTAACGGATTGGAAAAGTATAAGTCACAACAACAAGTTGCAGGTTTCCGGATCACATATTTTAGACTACAATTCCAGTTCAGCAAATACTGGTACTGATCTCGTCTTGCCGAATTGCCCAGGAGCCTCAACGAGTCCCTATAAGGGttctaagaaaaaattaacaCCAATGACTGGGATTCAGATTCCGGGAGAGAACACGATATTTCCCACCCCG CGAAATTTTTCTCCGTCCTCGGATCAAAAAAATAACACTTGA
- the LOC129801804 gene encoding zinc finger CCHC domain-containing protein 24-like isoform X2, whose amino-acid sequence MPPTVISQLSPTVANSANFSKLPYTGPSQGSSLPYINSYQTSSSAAFQQQPPQWYYMSMDEPPPTYMSSAPPMWNAYHVPQNYSCTQQESLSPPASSYEQIIDLIETLGNLDISKNFENKKPQKLPPDNYLCHLCFRKGHYIRDCPKARPKAEGKTPYQGKKRCFGEYKCPKCKRKWMSGNSWANMGQECIKCHVNVYPHKQRPLEKPDGLDVSDQSKVHPQMLCEKCKTLGFYCRKRNCFSAIC is encoded by the exons ATGCCTCCAACAGTAATATCTCAATTGTCTCCGACTGTCGCGAATTCTGCCAATTTCTCAAAACTGCCCTACACAGGACCTTCACAAGGCTCATCGCTACCCTACATAAACTCCTATCAAACGTCCTCATCGGCAGCATTTCAGCAACAGCCACCACAGTGGTATTACATGTCCATGGATGAACCACCGCCAACATACATG TCGTCAGCACCACCAATGTGGAATGCCTACCATGTACCCCAGAATTATTCCTGTACTCAACAAGAGTCATTATCACCACCAGCATCATCCTATGAGCAAATAATTGATTTGATAGAAACACTGGGGAATCTGGATATTTCTAAGAATTTCGAAAACAAAAAGCCTCAAAAACTACCGCCGGATAACTATTTGTGTCATTTATGCTTCAGAAAGGGCCATTATATCCGCGATTGTCCAAAG GCTCGACCAAAAGCAGAGGGGAAAACGCCGTATCAGGGAAAGAAGAGGTGCTTCGGTGAATACAAATGTCCAAAATGCAAAAGGAAGTGGATGTCAGGAAATTCTTGGGCTAATATGGGCCAAGAATGTATCAAATGCCATGTGAACGTTTATCCTCACAAACag agaCCTCTTGAGAAGCCTGATGGCCTGGATGTTTCTGACCAATCTAAAGTACATCCGCAGATGCTCTGTGAAAAATGCAAAACCCTTGGATTTTACTGCCGCAAGAGGAATTGTTTTTCAGCAATTTGCtag